CCTTCTACGCTCGCATCAATGAATGCTTTGCAAGCAGAAGGGTTATTCTTATAAAAATCTTCATTAACATAAATGCCATCCTCTGGAATATTTAAACCTAATTTGGAATAATCAAAAACAGCAAGTTCTTCAGGTTTTATACCAGATTCCAAAACTTGGTGATATTCGTTATACCTCATAGCTGAAGCGATATCTATTTCACCTTTGATAAATGGCATCATATCAAATGCTTGATCTATTATTTTAACATTTCTAACCTTATATTTTCTGATTAAGGCTTTTGGAGGTAATTGAAAATCAGCAGGCCATACGCCTAAGGTATGCCCTGAAAATTTTTCTGGTGAGTCTATACCACTTGATTTTTTTGCTATAAGTAAAAGAGCTGGCCTTTGAAAGAACTGCCCTATCAGAACTATTTTTGAGCCATTTTCTTTCATCCTTATACCAGCTAAAAGCCATGCTGTCGTGAAATCGCTAACTTTTGCATCAACTTCCTGAATACCAACAATTCCAGGCCCTCCATTTTTTATTTCTATGTCAATTCCATGATTTTTATAAAATCCTTTTTGAGCAGCCATGTAATAACCCGCAAATTGACATTGAGGCACCCATTGAGGTCGAAAAGTGTAAGCATTAGCTGAAATAGTTGAAATGAAAATAATAAAGATGCCAATAAAAATTAATTTTATTGATTTACTCATATCGCCCCCTAAATTGAAACTGTTCTTGATTAAACAAAATTGTATTTTAATTAATCTAAAAAAATAATTGGATATACATATAAAACCTGTATTAGTGTTGTCAAATTAAATTGGGAATCAACTTTTAAAACTTTATTAAAAAAAATAGCAAAATAGCAAAAGATAAATAAGAAATAAAATTTAACAACAGATATAAATTTAACAAAAGCTTCAAATTATTACGATATTCAACCAATATGGAACTATCTTTAGATAATGTCCTAATTTAGTATCTAATAAAAATACTATCAATAATAGAATATTTAATCTTTAAACCCAATAATTTTAGCCTTAGCCATAATTTTGACTTATTGATATATTAATCAATAAGTCTTATTTACTCTTAAATAAAGGGCAGATGAAAGCTCCACCCTTTATCATTTACTCTTGTATAATTATAAAAAGCGGTTCTATATATTCAGGATCATTTTTATCTATAATTTCAATAATTGATTTATGCATCCTTTTTTTCATTTCTCCAAAAATGCCCCGCTTTTTCTGGAATATTTTTGCAAAAGCCATTGATTCTTTCATGAGTTCATCAAGGTCTTTACAAGCTTTTTGGATTACATTATGCTGCTCAAGCTCAGGAGCACCTACACGTCTGCCGGTATATTTCATTTCCTGAAATTTGTAATAAGGGATCGCCTTTTTAACAAATGCAATCATACCCTCTAAAAAAGGAATACCGATATCAACTTCTGGAAAGCAGAAAAATCCCCTATCAGACCTCATTAAACGGAAATCGCAAGCACACGCAAGGATTGCTCCATTTCCAAAAGCATGACCATTTATAGCGGCTATAACCGGCATGGGATATAAAAGCAATTTTTTAAAAACATCATTCATGCGATACATAAAATTTTTTATACTTTGAATATCATTTGCAGCTTTACGCTCCAAAAGCCATTGAAGATCAACTCCTTGAGACCAATTCTTTTCATCACTTGATGTTATTACAAGGGCAAATATACTCTTATCTTCAAGGATTTCATCCAACACCTTTATCATAGCATTACCAAAATCCAAGTTTTGTCTATTTTCCTTGTTATTCATAGTGAGAACAGCAACTGTATCTTTCTTTTCCCACGTTACAATAGACATTCATCCTCCTTTTTTGTTTTTGTTTGAATTTTTATATTAACTCCATTTTTAACGTTAAAATAATCAGATCCTTTTCCTGAATTTACTGATATTTCAAGGAATCCACTACTTCCGATAAGCGCTATAGGCTGTCCTATTTCAACATCCGTATATGTATCAAAAATACCATTAATTTCATTTGAATTGATTAGTATTTTAAACATTGAAGGGATTTTATTAAATTTTCTAAGCGTCTCTGAGTCTATATTAGTTATTAAATTTCCAAAATGATCAATATGTACAACTTGACCTATAAGTTCATTCTTTGTTGAAATGAAAGGTTTTGCAATATTTAATTTTACAACTTTATCTTGATTAAAAGCTGTTCCAATTTTTTTTAAAGGAATCCCTTTTGATAAATGGGCTGCAATCGGCGCAAAAATATCCCGTCCGTGAAATGTTTTACTTACAGGTTTTAAAAAATATTCGTCATTATCAATACAAATAATTTCTTCAATTTCAACATCATTTTTATCCATAATAAGGCTCAAAATACCGTTGTTTGAACAAATAAAAATATGCCCATTTATTTTAGCTGCAATTATCTGTCTTTGGCTTCCTACGCCCGGATCAACGACAACTATATGAATCGTATTTTGAGGAAAATATTTATAGGCGGAACTTATTAAATACGCGGATTGTGTTATATCTTGAGGCGTTACAGAATGGGATATATCTATGATTTGAACGTAAGGATTTATTGATAAAATAACTCCTTTCATTATGCCAACATAAGCATCATTTAGTCCAAAATCGGTAAGAAGCGTTATAATGTTCATAATGTAAAATCAATATTTCAATGCTTTAGAAGCTAAATTACAGCTTTTCCTAAATGCTTATAAGCTGAATATGATGCTTTTCTTCCAGACGAAGTTCTTAATATCATTCCAATTTTTAAAAGATACGGTTCAACAACATCTACGAGAGTATCCTGTTCTTCCTGAAGGGTTGCTGATAATGCCCCAATTCCTACAGGCCCCCCGCTGTAGTAATCTATTATTGTGTTTAAATACTGCCTGTCTAAAGATGTAAGCCCTAATCCATCAACGCCTTCAAGATTTAATGCTTCATTAACTATCTCTTGGGATATTGAGCCGTCTCCTTTTACTTGAGCATAATCCCTTACCCTCTTTAAAAGTCTATTCGCTATTCTGGGAGTTCCTCTTGATCTTTTTGCAAGCTGTTTTATTCCATCATCATTGATTGTAACCCCAAGAATTATTGCTGATCTCTTAATTATTTTTTCGAGTTCCTCTTCGCTGTAAAAATCAAGATTTCTAAAAATTCCAAATCTTTCCCTCAATGGAGCCGATATAAGACCCACTCTTGTGGTAGCTCCAACTAAAACGAATTTTTTAAGATTAAATCTATGACTTCTTGCATGTATTCCTTTATCGAATATAAAATCAACGGCAAAATCCTCCATAGCTGGGTAGAGAAATTCTTCTACA
This region of Desulfobacterales bacterium genomic DNA includes:
- a CDS encoding SAM-dependent chlorinase/fluorinase translates to MNIITLLTDFGLNDAYVGIMKGVILSINPYVQIIDISHSVTPQDITQSAYLISSAYKYFPQNTIHIVVVDPGVGSQRQIIAAKINGHIFICSNNGILSLIMDKNDVEIEEIICIDNDEYFLKPVSKTFHGRDIFAPIAAHLSKGIPLKKIGTAFNQDKVVKLNIAKPFISTKNELIGQVVHIDHFGNLITNIDSETLRKFNKIPSMFKILINSNEINGIFDTYTDVEIGQPIALIGSSGFLEISVNSGKGSDYFNVKNGVNIKIQTKTKKEDECLL
- a CDS encoding enoyl-CoA hydratase/isomerase family protein gives rise to the protein MSIVTWEKKDTVAVLTMNNKENRQNLDFGNAMIKVLDEILEDKSIFALVITSSDEKNWSQGVDLQWLLERKAANDIQSIKNFMYRMNDVFKKLLLYPMPVIAAINGHAFGNGAILACACDFRLMRSDRGFFCFPEVDIGIPFLEGMIAFVKKAIPYYKFQEMKYTGRRVGAPELEQHNVIQKACKDLDELMKESMAFAKIFQKKRGIFGEMKKRMHKSIIEIIDKNDPEYIEPLFIIIQE
- the ruvB gene encoding Holliday junction branch migration DNA helicase RuvB → MKKDSIIKFSSETQGILEKKSLPIDSENEIISLRPDTFENYIGQKDVVEALKIAVQAAKQRNESLEHVLFHGPPGLGKTTLAHIIANEMGGTLTVTSGPALEKGGDLIGILTHLGESDILFIDEIHRTPKTVEEFLYPAMEDFAVDFIFDKGIHARSHRFNLKKFVLVGATTRVGLISAPLRERFGIFRNLDFYSEEELEKIIKRSAIILGVTINDDGIKQLAKRSRGTPRIANRLLKRVRDYAQVKGDGSISQEIVNEALNLEGVDGLGLTSLDRQYLNTIIDYYSGGPVGIGALSATLQEEQDTLVDVVEPYLLKIGMILRTSSGRKASYSAYKHLGKAVI
- a CDS encoding ABC transporter substrate-binding protein, encoding MSKSIKLIFIGIFIIFISTISANAYTFRPQWVPQCQFAGYYMAAQKGFYKNHGIDIEIKNGGPGIVGIQEVDAKVSDFTTAWLLAGIRMKENGSKIVLIGQFFQRPALLLIAKKSSGIDSPEKFSGHTLGVWPADFQLPPKALIRKYKVRNVKIIDQAFDMMPFIKGEIDIASAMRYNEYHQVLESGIKPEELAVFDYSKLGLNIPEDGIYVNEDFYKNNPSACKAFIDASVEGWKYCFEHKDEAVKLMTELANKTDFKTTEQKQRVMLDEVEKLIDLNDTVLKKEDFDTAVEILKSARIIQKEISLESLIGK